The following are encoded in a window of Sutcliffiella horikoshii genomic DNA:
- a CDS encoding ABC transporter ATP-binding protein translates to MEKILEVKNLHVSFDTFGGEVKAIRGVDFDLKKGETLAIVGESGSGKSVTTKTVMRLLPKHNSNIKHGEILFDGKDLAKLSDKEMQNIRGKDISMIFQDPMTSLNPTMTVGKQIMEGIIKHQKLSKSAAAEKAIDLLRLVGIPMPEERFKQYPHQFSGGMRQRVVIAISLACNPKVLIADEPTTALDVTIQAQILDLMKDLQKKIDTSIIFITHDLGVVANVADRVAVMYGGQIIETGTVDEIFYDPRHPYTWGLLSSMPDLDLGDEDELYAIPGSPPDLSDPPKGDAFAPRNEFAMQIDLEMEPPMFQISKTHFAKTWLLHEDAPAVEPPLAVQKRQRLMPQNFEKPVLVKDGGNNGN, encoded by the coding sequence GTGGAAAAAATACTTGAAGTGAAAAACTTACATGTTTCTTTTGATACTTTCGGGGGAGAAGTTAAGGCTATCCGTGGTGTGGATTTTGATTTGAAAAAAGGTGAAACGTTGGCGATTGTGGGTGAATCCGGGTCAGGAAAATCCGTAACCACAAAAACTGTTATGCGTTTATTACCTAAGCATAATTCCAATATTAAACACGGTGAAATCTTATTTGACGGTAAAGACTTAGCAAAGCTTTCGGACAAGGAGATGCAGAACATCCGCGGAAAAGATATCTCAATGATTTTCCAGGATCCAATGACTTCCCTAAATCCGACAATGACTGTTGGTAAACAGATTATGGAAGGAATTATTAAGCATCAGAAACTTAGCAAAAGCGCCGCTGCAGAAAAAGCAATCGATTTGCTTCGTCTTGTAGGGATTCCAATGCCAGAAGAACGTTTTAAGCAGTATCCCCACCAATTTTCTGGCGGGATGAGACAAAGGGTTGTTATTGCGATCTCACTTGCATGTAACCCAAAAGTATTGATTGCAGATGAACCTACTACTGCACTGGATGTTACCATCCAAGCACAGATTCTGGATTTAATGAAAGACCTTCAGAAAAAAATAGATACATCCATCATTTTTATTACACATGACCTTGGCGTTGTAGCAAACGTTGCAGATCGTGTAGCTGTTATGTATGGTGGCCAAATCATCGAAACGGGAACAGTGGATGAGATCTTCTATGATCCACGCCACCCTTACACTTGGGGATTATTAAGCTCCATGCCTGATTTGGATCTAGGTGATGAAGATGAGCTTTATGCGATTCCAGGTTCACCACCTGATTTGTCTGATCCACCAAAAGGAGATGCATTTGCTCCTCGAAACGAATTCGCAATGCAAATTGATTTGGAAATGGAGCCGCCAATGTTCCAAATTTCTAAAACGCACTTTGCGAAAACGTGGTTATTACATGAAGATGCACCGGCAGTAGAACCACCACTTGCTGTTCAAAAGCGTCAACGTCTCATGCCACAAAACTTCGAAAAGCCTGTTTTGGTAAAGGACGGTGGAAACAATGGCAACTAA
- a CDS encoding ABC transporter ATP-binding protein, with amino-acid sequence MATNEKLVEIRNLKQYFNEGKPNMVKAVDGLNFDIYRGETLGLVGESGCGKSTTGRTIIRLYDATDGEVLFEGENVHGKKSKKDLLKFNRKMQMIFQDPSASLNPRMTVADCIAEGIDIHGLAKSKKERLARVHELLETVGLNKEHANRYPHEFSGGQRQRIGIARALAVEPDFIIADEPISALDVSIQAQVVNLMKKLQKEKGLTYLFIAHDLSMVKYISDRIGVMYFGKIVELADSNELYNNPIHPYTKSLLSAIPQPDPDSERSRKRFAYDPASHGYAKDEELELREVRPGHFVLCSEAEFKKYQAEYAGK; translated from the coding sequence ATGGCAACTAATGAAAAGTTAGTGGAAATTCGCAACCTAAAGCAATATTTTAATGAAGGAAAGCCGAACATGGTAAAAGCAGTAGACGGCTTGAATTTCGATATCTATCGCGGTGAAACGCTTGGACTTGTTGGAGAGTCGGGATGTGGGAAGTCCACAACAGGCCGTACCATCATACGCCTTTATGATGCAACAGACGGAGAAGTACTCTTTGAGGGCGAAAACGTTCACGGCAAAAAGTCTAAGAAAGACTTGTTGAAATTCAACCGCAAGATGCAAATGATCTTCCAAGATCCTTCTGCATCCTTGAACCCTCGTATGACGGTTGCCGACTGCATTGCAGAAGGAATCGACATTCACGGATTGGCGAAGTCGAAAAAGGAACGTCTTGCTCGTGTGCATGAACTACTAGAAACGGTTGGTTTAAATAAAGAGCACGCCAACCGTTATCCACATGAGTTCAGTGGCGGGCAGCGCCAACGTATCGGTATCGCTCGTGCATTAGCGGTGGAACCGGATTTCATCATTGCCGATGAGCCGATTTCTGCATTGGACGTTTCCATTCAGGCACAGGTTGTCAACTTGATGAAAAAGCTTCAAAAGGAAAAAGGGCTAACGTACTTGTTTATCGCCCATGACCTTTCCATGGTGAAATACATCTCCGACCGTATCGGAGTAATGTATTTTGGTAAGATTGTTGAGCTTGCTGATAGTAACGAGCTTTATAATAATCCAATTCATCCGTACACAAAATCTTTATTGTCCGCGATTCCTCAACCAGATCCGGATTCTGAGCGCAGCCGTAAGCGTTTTGCTTACGATCCAGCATCCCATGGCTATGCCAAGGATGAGGAGTTAGAGTTGCGTGAAGTACGACCAGGACACTTTGTCTTGTGTTCCGAAGCGGAGTTTAAAAAGTATCAAGCTGAGTATGCAGGTAAATAA
- a CDS encoding putative glycoside hydrolase, translating to MMKKMIGGLVAAVGIFVLGGTLVQAEGEEVLQAAQHATKKVEMQTRELPISIARFAFDSGYTFTYPDAVRGIYVTGHSAGGERFPRLLDLLNKTDLNAMVIDIKDDHGYLTYIPEEEDSPFMDIAQPYIKDPKEMMKTLEENEVYPIGRIVVFKDTVLAKKRPDLSFQENGKVWVNGREEAFVSPFLKEVWDYNVDIAIEAAKMGFQEIQFDYVRFPEGFENRDTSLEYTYGEYKDLDMDNVQKRVEAVTDFVEYARERLEPYNVQVSVDIFGYTATLPEAPGIGQNFSRISEHVDVISSMIYPSHWTAYFGIEKPDTEPYKLIAEYSKLENAKLDELENRPVSRPWIQDFTASWLGAGNYIPYGPKEVEDQIRALNENGIDEYLIWNAGNSYTEGLDFTPLND from the coding sequence ATGATGAAAAAAATGATTGGTGGTCTGGTGGCTGCAGTCGGAATTTTCGTATTAGGTGGAACGCTAGTACAAGCAGAAGGGGAAGAAGTACTTCAAGCGGCACAACATGCAACAAAAAAGGTGGAAATGCAAACACGCGAGCTGCCAATATCGATTGCGAGATTTGCGTTTGACTCAGGATATACTTTTACATATCCAGATGCAGTTAGAGGGATCTATGTAACAGGTCATTCAGCAGGTGGGGAAAGATTTCCACGCTTACTAGATCTATTGAACAAAACAGACCTTAACGCAATGGTTATTGATATTAAGGATGATCATGGGTATCTGACTTACATACCGGAGGAGGAAGACTCCCCATTCATGGACATTGCACAGCCTTATATTAAGGACCCTAAAGAAATGATGAAAACCTTGGAAGAAAATGAAGTTTACCCGATCGGTAGAATTGTAGTTTTCAAGGATACTGTGCTAGCGAAGAAGCGCCCGGATTTATCTTTTCAAGAAAACGGTAAAGTATGGGTGAACGGTCGTGAAGAGGCATTTGTCAGTCCTTTCTTAAAGGAAGTTTGGGATTACAATGTAGACATTGCGATTGAAGCAGCGAAAATGGGCTTTCAGGAAATACAGTTCGACTATGTGCGTTTCCCGGAAGGTTTTGAAAATAGAGACACAAGTCTTGAATACACCTATGGGGAGTACAAGGACCTCGATATGGACAATGTTCAAAAGCGAGTGGAAGCGGTAACGGATTTCGTGGAGTATGCACGTGAGCGATTAGAGCCCTACAATGTGCAAGTGTCCGTGGATATCTTTGGTTATACAGCAACTTTGCCAGAAGCACCTGGAATCGGTCAGAACTTCAGCCGCATCTCAGAACACGTGGATGTTATTTCATCCATGATCTATCCAAGCCATTGGACAGCTTATTTCGGAATTGAAAAACCGGATACGGAGCCATATAAGCTGATTGCCGAATATTCTAAGCTAGAAAACGCCAAGCTGGATGAGCTGGAAAATAGACCGGTATCAAGACCGTGGATTCAGGACTTCACAGCAAGTTGGCTTGGAGCAGGGAATTATATTCCATATGGACCAAAAGAAGTGGAAGATCAAATCCGTGCACTAAACGAAAATGGAATAGATGAATACCTGATTTGGAATGCAGGTAACAGCTATACAGAAGGACTAGACTTTACCCCACTTAATGACTGA
- a CDS encoding GNAT family N-acetyltransferase produces MNWYEKLNQYFPVEEMKSREHMELLLKERGDIYHKDEGEHHVLMYVELDNFIFIDYLFVSKDARGLGLGHKLLDKMKEKGKPIILEVEPVDYEDTDTEKRLRFYKREGFEHATSIGYRRRSLATNEVNAMEILYWSPTDAGEEAIYEGMKATYEQIHTYKDKELYGESYDKVDKVLTYDEDDDNEDILSKL; encoded by the coding sequence ATGAATTGGTATGAGAAGTTAAATCAGTATTTTCCAGTAGAAGAGATGAAATCCAGGGAGCATATGGAGCTTCTTTTAAAAGAAAGAGGGGACATTTATCATAAGGATGAAGGGGAGCATCATGTATTAATGTATGTGGAGCTTGATAACTTTATTTTCATCGACTACTTGTTTGTTTCAAAAGATGCTAGAGGTTTGGGGCTTGGACATAAGTTGCTAGACAAAATGAAGGAAAAAGGCAAGCCGATTATTTTAGAAGTGGAACCTGTTGATTATGAAGACACAGACACGGAAAAACGACTCCGTTTTTATAAAAGAGAAGGGTTTGAACATGCCACATCAATCGGTTATAGACGTCGTTCTCTTGCAACAAATGAAGTGAATGCAATGGAGATCCTTTATTGGTCACCGACGGATGCAGGGGAAGAAGCGATCTACGAGGGAATGAAAGCTACATACGAGCAAATTCATACATATAAAGATAAAGAACTGTACGGTGAATCATATGATAAAGTAGACAAAGTACTTACTTATGATGAAGATGATGATAATGAGGATATATTGTCTAAATTGTAA
- a CDS encoding MarR family winged helix-turn-helix transcriptional regulator, whose protein sequence is MKPESNYKLDDSIGYKLFHASRLMNNRINKYFKENNFPVTYEQWQILSRLYERDGLTQNQIAELNEKDQPSVSRLIVNMVNRGLVTRSPHPSDARINIIKLTEQAKESEQELKILANQTIQDATKGINPEDVEKCLRMLDQIRANLQ, encoded by the coding sequence GTGAAACCTGAAAGTAACTATAAGTTAGATGATTCGATAGGTTATAAACTTTTCCATGCATCAAGACTAATGAATAATCGCATAAACAAATATTTTAAAGAGAATAATTTTCCTGTCACGTATGAACAATGGCAAATACTGAGTAGGTTGTATGAGAGGGACGGACTTACGCAAAATCAAATTGCAGAACTAAATGAGAAAGATCAACCAAGTGTTTCTCGTTTAATCGTGAACATGGTAAATAGGGGATTGGTAACACGGTCACCACATCCTTCAGATGCAAGGATTAATATTATTAAACTTACAGAACAGGCAAAAGAGTCGGAGCAGGAGCTTAAGATCCTTGCGAACCAAACGATTCAGGACGCAACGAAAGGGATAAATCCTGAAGATGTGGAGAAATGCCTTAGAATGCTTGATCAGATAAGAGCAAATCTTCAATAA